The Streptomyces avermitilis MA-4680 = NBRC 14893 genome contains a region encoding:
- a CDS encoding malonic semialdehyde reductase produces MTDREPQALDVLDDAGRKVLFTEARTANTFAEVAVADDELAMIWELARWSPSAANGQPLRVLFVRTPEGKERLGRHLDEGNRAKTLSAPAVAILAYDVDFHEQMPTVFPARGEMLRAAFADQTEKRESLAAYNSALQTGVFLLAVRAAGLAAGPMAGFDRAGVDEEFFAGTSWRSHLVVNIGHPGADPWFPRLPRVPVEDAVAYA; encoded by the coding sequence ATGACCGACCGCGAACCGCAGGCCCTCGATGTCCTCGACGACGCCGGACGAAAGGTGCTGTTCACCGAGGCCCGCACCGCGAACACCTTTGCCGAGGTGGCCGTTGCCGACGACGAGCTCGCCATGATCTGGGAACTCGCCCGCTGGTCGCCGAGCGCCGCCAACGGTCAGCCTCTGCGTGTGCTCTTTGTGCGCACCCCCGAGGGCAAGGAGCGACTGGGCCGGCATCTCGACGAGGGCAACAGGGCCAAGACGCTCAGTGCGCCGGCCGTGGCGATCCTGGCGTACGACGTCGACTTCCACGAGCAGATGCCGACCGTCTTCCCGGCTCGCGGCGAGATGCTGCGAGCGGCGTTCGCCGACCAGACGGAGAAGCGCGAGAGCCTCGCGGCCTACAACTCGGCACTGCAGACCGGGGTCTTCCTGCTCGCGGTGCGTGCGGCGGGGCTGGCGGCCGGTCCCATGGCGGGCTTCGACAGGGCCGGCGTGGACGAGGAGTTCTTCGCCGGTACCAGCTGGCGTTCGCATCTGGTGGTCAACATCGGTCACCCCGGCGCCGACCCGTGGTTCCCGCGGCTGCCCCGCGTGCCCGTCGAGGACGCCGTCGCCTATGCCTGA
- a CDS encoding acetoacetate--CoA ligase has protein sequence MTTPHPAPYPEPFFTPDPKSAAHSRIADFARWAARHQGAEGIQDPTDYRALYQWSVTDLEGFWAAVWEYFDIDATTEYEGVLAEETMPGARWFPGATLNYVHHALRNLQPDAPAITALDETGAGYEITGRELRARVASVAASLRDLGVAQGDRVVGYLPNTPHAVIAFLATASLGAVWSVCGQDYVPKAAADRFAQLEPTVLITADGYLFNGTTHDRRAASLELAVALPTLKATVLVDHVGLAWPEGGDLGLTVPWEDAATRAEYLTIAPVPFDHPLWVVFSSGTTGLPKGIVHGHGGVLLEHLKMLGLHTDLGIGDRLLWYTTTHWMMWNLVVSTLLTGATTCTYDGSPAPQARPDVLWELAARHKVTVFGTSPQYLLAMSKLGIAPSVYDLSAIRVVGCTGSALPASAYPWVRDHVGAGVQLASTSGGTDIVSGFAGSAATTPVWAGELSAPGLGVALAAYDEEGLPVTDRVGELVVTRPMPSMPLYFWNDPDGSRYRDAYFGAYPGVWRHGDWITLTSHGSVIVHGRSDATLNRNGVRLGSADIHDVVERLPEITEALVIGAEEPDGGYWMPLFVVLADGVGLDDSLRAKIRDAIRAGASPRHVPDEILAVPALPHTKTGKKLEVPVKRLLQGAPAEQVLNPSAVDNPDLIAYFARLGAERNKRSAHHT, from the coding sequence ATGACCACCCCGCACCCCGCGCCGTATCCGGAACCCTTCTTCACTCCCGACCCGAAGTCGGCCGCCCACAGCCGTATCGCGGACTTCGCCCGATGGGCGGCCCGGCACCAGGGCGCCGAAGGGATCCAGGACCCCACGGACTACCGAGCCCTGTACCAGTGGTCCGTCACCGACCTCGAAGGGTTCTGGGCCGCGGTGTGGGAGTACTTCGACATCGACGCGACGACTGAGTACGAGGGGGTGCTGGCCGAGGAGACCATGCCCGGCGCCCGCTGGTTCCCCGGCGCCACCCTCAACTACGTCCATCACGCGCTACGCAACCTGCAGCCGGACGCTCCCGCGATCACCGCCCTGGACGAGACCGGAGCCGGCTATGAGATCACGGGCCGGGAGCTGCGCGCCCGGGTCGCCTCCGTCGCTGCCAGCCTGCGCGACCTGGGCGTCGCACAGGGCGACCGGGTGGTGGGCTATCTGCCCAACACCCCCCACGCCGTCATCGCCTTCCTCGCCACCGCAAGCCTGGGCGCGGTGTGGTCGGTGTGCGGCCAGGACTACGTACCCAAGGCCGCCGCCGACCGCTTCGCCCAGCTCGAACCCACGGTGCTCATCACCGCTGACGGCTACCTCTTCAACGGCACCACACACGACCGCCGCGCCGCCTCGCTCGAACTCGCCGTCGCCCTGCCGACGCTGAAGGCCACGGTGCTCGTGGATCACGTGGGCCTTGCCTGGCCCGAGGGCGGGGACTTGGGGCTGACAGTTCCCTGGGAGGACGCGGCCACCCGCGCCGAGTACCTCACCATCGCCCCGGTGCCGTTCGACCACCCTCTCTGGGTCGTCTTCTCCTCCGGCACCACCGGACTGCCCAAGGGCATCGTCCACGGCCACGGCGGGGTCCTGCTCGAACACCTCAAGATGCTCGGCCTGCACACCGATCTGGGCATCGGGGACCGCCTGCTGTGGTACACCACCACCCACTGGATGATGTGGAACCTGGTCGTCTCCACCCTGCTGACCGGTGCCACCACCTGCACCTACGACGGCAGCCCGGCACCGCAGGCGCGTCCGGACGTCCTGTGGGAGCTGGCGGCCCGTCACAAGGTCACCGTCTTCGGCACCAGTCCTCAGTACCTGCTGGCCATGTCCAAGCTGGGCATCGCACCCTCCGTGTACGACCTGTCGGCCATCCGCGTCGTCGGCTGCACCGGCTCCGCTCTGCCCGCCTCCGCCTACCCCTGGGTCCGCGACCACGTGGGCGCAGGCGTCCAGCTGGCCTCCACCAGCGGCGGCACGGACATCGTCTCCGGCTTCGCCGGCAGTGCCGCCACGACCCCCGTCTGGGCGGGGGAGCTGTCCGCCCCCGGCCTGGGCGTGGCGCTGGCCGCCTACGACGAGGAAGGCCTCCCCGTCACGGACCGGGTCGGTGAACTGGTCGTCACCCGCCCCATGCCGTCCATGCCGCTGTACTTCTGGAACGACCCCGACGGCAGCCGCTACCGCGACGCCTACTTCGGCGCCTACCCCGGTGTGTGGCGGCACGGTGACTGGATCACGCTCACCTCGCACGGCTCGGTGATCGTCCACGGCCGCTCCGACGCCACCCTCAACCGCAACGGCGTGCGCCTGGGCAGCGCCGACATCCACGACGTCGTCGAACGCCTCCCCGAGATCACCGAGGCCCTCGTCATCGGCGCGGAGGAACCCGACGGCGGCTACTGGATGCCGCTCTTCGTGGTCCTCGCCGACGGGGTCGGCCTGGACGACTCCCTGCGCGCGAAGATCCGCGACGCGATCCGCGCCGGCGCCTCACCCCGCCACGTCCCCGACGAGATCCTCGCCGTACCGGCCCTCCCGCACACGAAGACCGGCAAGAAACTCGAGGTTCCCGTCAAGCGCCTGCTCCAGGGCGCTCCCGCCGAGCAGGTCCTGAACCCCTCGGCGGTCGACAACCCCGACCTGATCGCCTACTTCGCCCGCCTGGGCGCGGAGCGGAACAAGCGGTCAGCACACCACACATGA
- a CDS encoding bifunctional 3-(3-hydroxy-phenyl)propionate/3-hydroxycinnamic acid hydroxylase translates to MKAASQRPVVIIGGGPVGVMAGLLLARYGVRSLLLERHRDIYPLPRAVVVDDEIRRILQSVGVHEDFAALARPALGLRLLDARRRVITEFPRSMHGHHGFPETSMFDQPELERVLRSALARRPECELQGGVEVVSVTQDTDGPNDPTGPARVTFRRDGSDEEEHVWADAVLGCDGAGSLTRDSIGAVWEDLHFQESWRVIDVRTTRQVRTWEGAEQICCPNRPATFMRVGEDRYRWEFRLPEDENLDGPDGWERLRELVAPWVDLPPDASAGDDFEVVRQAQYTFRARLADRWRRGRVFLLGDAAHLTPPFVGQGLCAGLRDAYNLTWKLARVLQQGAHDGLLDTYERERKPHARHVIRVAVAVGWAMTGGQDRGAAFRRAVVGTASRIPGVTAAVSRDLSPALTAGPLVRRRPRLTGRVLAGTICPQPWVRHDGRRVRLDDVLGDSFAVVTAVPPTAQMTAVATALGAPTVHVEDLRDDGTLAGWLARGRADAVLLRPDRVVMDTVQAGTGDFTDTVAWAPLLHTARHTADARPA, encoded by the coding sequence GTGAAGGCCGCATCCCAGAGGCCGGTGGTGATCATCGGTGGGGGACCCGTCGGGGTCATGGCCGGCCTGCTGCTCGCCCGGTACGGAGTGCGCAGCTTGCTCCTCGAACGCCATCGGGACATCTACCCTCTGCCGCGCGCCGTCGTCGTGGACGACGAGATCCGTCGGATCCTGCAAAGCGTCGGTGTCCACGAGGATTTCGCTGCTCTCGCCCGCCCGGCGCTCGGGCTGCGGCTGCTGGACGCCCGGCGCCGCGTGATCACCGAGTTCCCGCGGTCCATGCACGGACACCACGGCTTCCCGGAGACCAGCATGTTCGACCAGCCCGAGCTGGAACGCGTGCTGCGCAGCGCCCTGGCGCGCCGCCCGGAGTGCGAGCTGCAGGGCGGGGTGGAGGTCGTGTCCGTCACCCAGGACACCGACGGACCGAACGATCCGACGGGTCCGGCCCGGGTCACCTTCCGCCGCGACGGCAGCGACGAGGAGGAGCACGTGTGGGCCGATGCCGTCCTCGGCTGCGACGGCGCGGGCAGCCTCACCCGTGACTCCATCGGCGCCGTGTGGGAGGACCTGCACTTCCAGGAGAGCTGGAGAGTCATCGACGTGCGCACCACCCGCCAGGTGCGCACCTGGGAAGGCGCCGAGCAGATCTGCTGCCCCAACCGACCGGCCACCTTCATGCGCGTCGGCGAGGACCGCTACCGCTGGGAGTTCCGGCTGCCCGAGGACGAAAACCTGGACGGCCCGGACGGATGGGAGCGCCTGCGCGAGCTGGTCGCCCCCTGGGTGGACCTGCCGCCCGACGCCTCGGCGGGCGACGACTTCGAGGTGGTGCGGCAGGCGCAGTACACCTTCCGGGCCCGCCTCGCCGACCGATGGCGCAGGGGGCGTGTCTTCCTGCTGGGCGACGCCGCCCACCTCACCCCGCCCTTCGTCGGGCAGGGTCTGTGCGCGGGCCTGCGCGACGCCTACAACCTCACCTGGAAGCTCGCCCGCGTGCTCCAACAGGGCGCACACGACGGGCTGCTGGACACCTACGAACGCGAGCGCAAGCCGCACGCCCGCCATGTGATCCGCGTCGCGGTCGCCGTCGGCTGGGCCATGACCGGCGGACAGGACCGCGGTGCGGCGTTCCGCCGGGCCGTCGTGGGCACGGCCTCTCGCATCCCCGGCGTGACCGCGGCGGTGAGCCGTGACCTCAGCCCCGCCCTGACCGCCGGTCCACTCGTACGGCGCCGCCCCAGGCTGACCGGCCGCGTGCTGGCCGGCACGATCTGCCCGCAGCCCTGGGTACGGCATGACGGCAGGCGAGTGCGCCTCGATGACGTCCTCGGGGACTCCTTCGCCGTCGTGACCGCTGTGCCGCCCACGGCGCAGATGACGGCCGTGGCTACGGCACTGGGCGCTCCGACGGTCCACGTCGAGGACCTGCGCGACGACGGCACCCTGGCCGGCTGGCTGGCACGCGGCCGTGCCGACGCCGTCCTGCTGCGCCCCGACCGCGTCGTGATGGACACCGTCCAGGCCGGCACCGGCGACTTCACGGACACCGTCGCCTGGGCCCCCCTGCTGCACACGGCCCGCCATACCGCCGACGCCCGGCCCGCCTGA
- a CDS encoding fumarylacetoacetate hydrolase family protein: MSTNVLRTNDGWWVVRDERAVRVQTKAVTTGELLADRDAVREAAASAESGTPVADLVALPPVTTPCRVVAQMVNYRSHAKDSGFTGDIPATFFRKASGSVSGPHDTIIRPAHVKFLDYEVELGLVMGATLPVGTVVEEQDLPRYVAGLVLTNDVSARDVQLTKTQFYESKSYPTFTPTGPYLALLEPEDFAHLLNLRLQLSVNGVSRQDRTLADMIVRPAQALTLLARFQTLDPGDLLLTGTPGGTALKAPPKAAEKIAALLPPALKWKAFFKGQAKNPKYLRNGDLITATIATPDGRIDLGEQRTPVTDAA, encoded by the coding sequence ATGAGCACCAACGTTCTGCGCACCAACGACGGCTGGTGGGTCGTCCGGGACGAGCGCGCCGTCCGCGTCCAGACCAAGGCGGTCACCACCGGCGAGCTGCTCGCCGACCGGGACGCGGTCCGCGAGGCCGCCGCCTCTGCCGAGAGCGGCACTCCCGTCGCCGACCTGGTGGCGCTGCCTCCGGTCACCACCCCGTGCCGGGTGGTCGCCCAGATGGTCAACTACCGCAGCCACGCCAAGGATTCGGGCTTCACCGGCGACATCCCGGCCACCTTCTTCCGTAAGGCGTCCGGCTCGGTCAGCGGCCCCCATGACACGATCATCCGCCCCGCGCACGTGAAGTTCCTCGACTACGAGGTGGAACTCGGCCTCGTCATGGGCGCGACCCTTCCCGTGGGCACCGTCGTCGAGGAGCAGGACCTGCCGCGCTATGTCGCCGGCCTTGTCCTGACCAACGACGTCAGCGCCCGCGACGTCCAGCTGACCAAGACCCAGTTCTACGAGAGCAAGTCCTATCCGACCTTCACGCCGACGGGTCCGTACCTGGCCCTGCTGGAGCCCGAAGACTTCGCCCATCTGCTGAACCTGCGGTTGCAGCTGTCGGTCAACGGCGTGTCCCGCCAGGACCGCACGCTGGCCGACATGATCGTACGGCCCGCACAGGCGCTCACGCTGCTCGCCCGCTTCCAGACCCTCGACCCGGGTGACCTGCTGCTGACCGGCACTCCCGGCGGCACGGCCCTGAAGGCTCCGCCCAAGGCGGCCGAGAAGATCGCTGCGCTGCTCCCGCCCGCACTGAAGTGGAAGGCGTTCTTCAAGGGCCAGGCCAAGAACCCCAAGTACCTGCGCAACGGAGACCTCATCACCGCCACGATCGCCACCCCGGACGGGCGGATCGACCTCGGTGAGCAGCGAACCCCCGTTACGGACGCAGCGTGA
- a CDS encoding VOC family protein has product MSHTPVNRAAPQTPHQDLHSEQGALRGEHPGRSRNPVIKVADLAWLEFEKPDLDQAEVFARDFGFAIAARTEGELWLRGTFAGSPCMVIRRGRASRFIGPAFRAAERADLDRLAGTTGSTVRDIGVPGGGQSVALLDPSGLPVRVVHCAEQLPALPEQEPLILNFGTDHRRTNATQRPPREPSRIQRLGHVVLETRVFARTLDWYLDTLGMIVSDFLFLDGQRGRGPTMAFVRCDQGSVAVDHHTLALHLGPGTGYVHSAYQVTDLDAIGAGGEYLAERGYQRSWGIGRHIQGSQLFDYWRDPDHFMLEHFADGDLFSCDLEPGWAPMSASGLAQWGPPVTRDFLGASPSPAKLREVMTALRGDNELDPARLLGLMKAMSS; this is encoded by the coding sequence ATGTCCCACACCCCCGTTAACAGGGCCGCTCCCCAGACGCCCCACCAAGACCTCCACAGTGAGCAGGGCGCCCTGCGCGGAGAGCATCCCGGACGTTCCCGGAATCCCGTGATCAAGGTGGCCGACCTGGCCTGGCTCGAGTTCGAGAAGCCCGACCTGGACCAGGCCGAGGTCTTCGCCCGTGACTTCGGGTTCGCGATCGCCGCCCGCACCGAGGGGGAGCTGTGGCTGCGCGGTACCTTCGCCGGCTCGCCCTGCATGGTGATCCGGCGGGGGCGTGCGTCCCGGTTCATCGGGCCGGCGTTCCGCGCGGCCGAGCGGGCCGACCTGGACCGGCTGGCCGGCACCACCGGCAGTACCGTCCGGGACATCGGCGTACCGGGCGGTGGGCAGTCGGTCGCCCTGCTCGATCCCTCGGGCCTGCCGGTCCGGGTCGTGCACTGCGCCGAGCAGCTGCCCGCGCTGCCCGAGCAGGAGCCGCTGATCCTCAACTTCGGTACCGATCACCGTCGTACGAACGCCACCCAGCGTCCGCCCCGTGAGCCGTCCCGTATCCAGCGGCTGGGCCATGTGGTGCTGGAGACCCGGGTGTTCGCCCGCACTCTGGACTGGTACCTGGACACCCTCGGGATGATCGTGTCCGACTTCCTGTTCCTGGACGGGCAGCGCGGGCGCGGGCCGACGATGGCGTTCGTCCGGTGCGACCAGGGGAGCGTGGCCGTCGATCACCACACGCTGGCCCTGCACCTGGGGCCCGGTACCGGCTACGTCCACTCCGCCTACCAGGTCACCGACCTCGACGCGATCGGCGCCGGCGGGGAGTACCTGGCCGAGCGTGGTTACCAGCGCAGCTGGGGCATCGGGCGGCACATCCAGGGCAGCCAGCTGTTCGACTACTGGCGCGACCCCGATCACTTCATGCTGGAGCACTTCGCCGACGGCGACCTGTTCTCCTGCGACCTGGAGCCCGGCTGGGCGCCGATGTCGGCGAGCGGCCTGGCCCAGTGGGGCCCGCCCGTCACCCGCGACTTCCTGGGCGCCAGCCCGTCCCCCGCCAAGCTGCGCGAGGTCATGACGGCCCTGCGTGGCGACAACGAACTCGACCCCGCACGCCTGCTGGGCCTGATGAAAGCGATGAGCTCATGA
- a CDS encoding TetR/AcrR family transcriptional regulator, with product MPTSAPPKNRFERRRAETRQALVRAARQILAETGDTSASIQAIAERADVGFGSFYNHFESKTELFDAAVTDALDEFGQVIDERVEGIDDPAELVAAGFRLTARMADSHPELMRILRDRGLAYIHSARGLAPRALRDLENGIASGRFTCRNATTALSALGGTLMSLVALRLARPDLDGDEAASDLAEMVLRMLGVPPDDAHQVTRRPLPDLD from the coding sequence ATGCCGACGTCAGCCCCGCCCAAGAACCGCTTCGAGCGGCGCCGCGCCGAGACGCGTCAGGCGCTCGTCCGTGCGGCCCGGCAGATCCTCGCGGAGACCGGGGACACCAGCGCCAGCATCCAGGCCATCGCCGAGCGCGCGGACGTCGGTTTCGGCTCCTTCTACAACCACTTCGAGTCCAAGACGGAGCTGTTCGACGCCGCGGTGACAGACGCCCTGGACGAGTTCGGGCAGGTCATCGACGAGCGCGTAGAAGGAATCGACGACCCGGCCGAGCTCGTCGCCGCGGGCTTCCGGCTCACCGCCCGCATGGCCGACTCCCACCCCGAACTCATGCGGATCCTGCGTGACCGCGGTCTGGCCTACATCCACTCCGCCCGCGGACTCGCCCCGCGAGCCCTGCGCGACCTGGAGAACGGCATCGCCTCGGGCCGCTTCACCTGCCGCAACGCGACCACCGCCCTGTCCGCCTTGGGCGGCACCCTGATGTCCCTCGTGGCGCTGCGGCTGGCCCGCCCCGACCTCGACGGGGACGAGGCCGCCTCGGACCTGGCCGAGATGGTCCTGCGCATGCTGGGCGTCCCGCCGGACGACGCCCACCAGGTGACCCGGCGCCCGCTGCCCGACCTGGATTAA
- a CDS encoding alpha/beta fold hydrolase, translating into MPAVLIHGVPDTHRVWDGVRRHLIRSDVEAWDLPGFGTPRPRGFGSSKEECVDWLVERLERVGEPVDLVGHDWGCILTARVASIRPDLVRTWAGSSAPVSTQYDWHPLAKIWQDPVEGDRFMDELDPASFAKDLMENFDLPAEVAEEMVRRVDGTMRDSILKLYRSAETVGAEWEPELTNVSAPSLVLWGTLDPACPIAFADELGQAVRASQVVELDCSHWTLIQKPAEVAAALEAHWNA; encoded by the coding sequence ATGCCTGCAGTTCTGATCCACGGCGTCCCCGACACCCACCGTGTGTGGGACGGCGTGCGCCGGCACCTGATCCGGAGCGACGTCGAGGCTTGGGATCTGCCCGGCTTCGGCACGCCCCGGCCGCGCGGCTTCGGCTCCAGCAAAGAGGAGTGCGTCGATTGGCTCGTCGAACGGCTGGAGCGGGTGGGCGAGCCGGTGGACCTGGTCGGTCATGACTGGGGCTGCATCCTCACCGCGCGCGTCGCTTCGATACGGCCGGACCTGGTTCGTACGTGGGCCGGCAGTAGCGCTCCGGTCAGTACTCAGTACGACTGGCATCCGCTGGCCAAGATCTGGCAGGACCCGGTCGAGGGCGACCGGTTCATGGACGAGCTTGACCCGGCGTCCTTCGCCAAGGATCTGATGGAGAACTTCGATCTCCCGGCTGAGGTGGCCGAGGAGATGGTCCGGCGCGTAGACGGGACCATGAGGGACAGCATCCTCAAGCTGTACCGCTCCGCCGAGACGGTGGGCGCGGAGTGGGAACCGGAACTGACGAATGTGTCCGCGCCGTCCCTGGTCCTGTGGGGGACGCTCGACCCCGCCTGTCCGATCGCGTTCGCCGATGAACTCGGTCAAGCTGTGCGAGCGTCCCAGGTCGTCGAACTCGACTGCAGCCACTGGACGTTGATCCAGAAGCCGGCCGAGGTCGCCGCAGCCCTTGAGGCGCACTGGAATGCCTGA
- a CDS encoding SsgA family sporulation/cell division regulator, with the protein MKSLRTEIQGLHVQLVVPHEISAPVSMRLRYEPSDPYVVRAAFTAVDSDETVEWIIGRDLLIDGLEGPVGEGDISIWPADGPDRSDSYILLNPPAGTALLKARTHEIKTFLQGTEDLVPRGAEPGHIDLDTSLAHFLAEG; encoded by the coding sequence ATGAAGTCGTTGAGAACCGAAATTCAGGGGCTGCATGTGCAACTTGTCGTCCCGCATGAGATTTCCGCGCCTGTGAGCATGAGGCTGCGGTACGAGCCTAGTGATCCCTATGTCGTCCGTGCCGCATTCACTGCTGTCGACAGCGACGAGACGGTGGAATGGATCATCGGACGAGATCTTCTGATCGACGGGCTGGAAGGCCCCGTCGGCGAGGGGGACATAAGCATATGGCCCGCCGACGGTCCTGACCGCTCCGACTCGTACATCCTTCTCAACCCGCCAGCTGGTACGGCCTTGCTCAAAGCCCGGACGCACGAAATCAAGACGTTCCTGCAGGGAACCGAGGACCTGGTGCCCAGGGGAGCCGAGCCAGGGCACATCGACTTGGACACTTCGCTGGCGCACTTCCTCGCCGAAGGATGA
- a CDS encoding CbrC family protein produces MSVSLPHFRYHPDPVASGSIGESAEVCACCNRSTGWIYTATFYTAHDVSGSFCPWCIADGTAAERFEGEFTDPYGLDGISQETLVQVTRRTPGLHAWQDPHWLVHCNDAAAFIGEVGYTELAAHPEALDQLRLDLRMGGWNDATQLEHFLTHLGQGASAMLFRCTVCGTHLAYADAS; encoded by the coding sequence GTGAGCGTCAGCCTGCCCCACTTCCGCTATCACCCCGACCCCGTCGCCAGCGGGTCCATCGGCGAGAGCGCCGAGGTCTGCGCCTGCTGCAACCGCAGCACGGGGTGGATCTACACGGCGACCTTCTACACGGCCCACGACGTCAGCGGCAGCTTCTGTCCCTGGTGCATCGCCGACGGCACCGCCGCTGAACGGTTCGAAGGTGAATTCACCGACCCATACGGCCTCGACGGCATCAGTCAGGAGACCCTGGTGCAGGTCACCCGCCGCACCCCCGGCTTGCACGCCTGGCAGGATCCGCACTGGCTTGTCCACTGCAACGACGCCGCCGCCTTCATCGGCGAAGTCGGATACACCGAACTGGCGGCCCACCCCGAGGCACTCGACCAGCTTCGACTCGACCTTCGGATGGGCGGTTGGAACGACGCGACCCAGCTCGAGCACTTCCTGACCCACCTCGGGCAGGGGGCAAGCGCCATGCTCTTCCGCTGCACAGTCTGCGGCACCCATCTCGCCTACGCTGACGCTTCATGA
- a CDS encoding acyclic terpene utilization AtuA family protein, with product MADMARAGGIDVLTGEYLAEVTMLVLGKARAKDSTKGFAITFLQHLDAAREHLVANRIRLVVNAGGLHPAGLAAATRELIARHGHDLRVSHIEGDDVFGSLDGLGQAGHCLPHLTSGQPLSDWPHQPVQMVKEDAGDLGEMVDLLCCERVDEQAPHYLGMALGAASSKAVRPSGVSAAYMARDGPLWRSTRPRLHRRVSWWWRRLSPSPAQLIAELICTHGPARGFRQGDERRVIGVGCGSLEGNACAELGRHEASA from the coding sequence ATGGCCGACATGGCCCGAGCGGGCGGCATCGACGTCCTCACGGGTGAATACCTCGCCGAGGTCACGATGCTGGTCCTCGGCAAGGCGCGCGCCAAGGACAGCACGAAGGGCTTTGCGATCACCTTCCTGCAGCACCTCGACGCGGCGCGCGAGCACCTCGTCGCCAACCGGATCAGGCTCGTCGTCAACGCCGGAGGACTCCACCCCGCCGGGCTGGCCGCCGCGACGCGCGAACTGATCGCACGCCACGGTCACGACCTGCGGGTCTCCCACATCGAAGGCGACGACGTCTTCGGCAGCCTCGACGGTCTGGGGCAAGCGGGCCATTGCCTGCCGCACCTGACGAGTGGTCAGCCGCTGTCGGACTGGCCGCACCAGCCAGTGCAGATGGTCAAGGAAGACGCTGGAGATCTCGGCGAGATGGTCGATCTGCTCTGCTGTGAGAGGGTCGACGAACAGGCGCCGCACTACCTGGGCATGGCTTTGGGGGCTGCTTCTTCCAAGGCTGTGCGTCCTTCTGGCGTGAGCGCCGCATACATGGCGCGTGACGGTCCGCTCTGGCGCTCCACCAGGCCGCGCTTGCACAGGCGGGTGAGCTGGTGGTGGAGGCGGCTCTCTCCCAGCCCAGCCCAGCTCATCGCTGAGCTCATATGCACGCATGGGCCCGCCCGGGGTTTCCGACAGGGCGACGAGCGCCGTGTGATCGGCGTTGGCTGCGGATCCTTGGAAGGGAACGCGTGTGCTGAGCTGGGCCGTCATGAAGCGTCAGCGTAG
- a CDS encoding zinc-binding dehydrogenase, producing the protein MDTMLAGRFHLDSKKFAVEEVPVPVPGPGEVLIEVKAAGVCLSDVHLIDGSLVPLFATSDTVTVGHEVSGVIHTLGPDLKRGLTVGTRVTLEAGKTCGQCAGCVRSRPCTQMRTAGIDYDGGWAQYTVAREDTLIPIPDNLPFDQAAIIPDAVSTPYAAVVTTAGVRPAQSVGVWGVGGVGAHNVRLARLAGAAPIIAVDPLPSARERALAFGADFALDPAADDFADQIRAATAGRGLDFAFDCAGVPAVREQAAAALGLGGVLILVGISPRPLTITEGLTFNYLGKQVRGHYGGSPESVTELVRLAEVGRLDLAPSITDHLPLAEAADAVNRLENKIGDPIRLILVP; encoded by the coding sequence ATGGACACCATGCTCGCCGGACGCTTCCACCTGGACAGCAAGAAGTTCGCCGTGGAGGAGGTCCCCGTCCCCGTGCCCGGCCCCGGCGAGGTCCTCATCGAGGTCAAGGCCGCAGGCGTCTGCCTCTCGGATGTCCACCTCATCGACGGCTCCCTCGTCCCGCTGTTCGCCACCTCCGACACGGTCACCGTCGGCCACGAGGTCTCCGGTGTGATCCACACCCTCGGCCCCGACCTCAAGCGCGGCCTGACCGTCGGTACTCGCGTCACCCTGGAGGCCGGCAAGACCTGCGGCCAGTGCGCCGGCTGCGTGCGCAGCCGACCCTGCACTCAGATGCGCACCGCCGGCATCGACTACGACGGCGGCTGGGCCCAGTACACCGTCGCCCGCGAGGACACCCTCATCCCCATCCCCGACAACCTGCCCTTCGACCAGGCCGCGATCATCCCCGACGCGGTCTCCACCCCCTACGCCGCCGTCGTCACCACCGCCGGGGTGCGCCCCGCCCAGTCCGTCGGCGTCTGGGGCGTGGGCGGAGTCGGCGCGCACAACGTACGCCTCGCCCGCCTGGCCGGCGCCGCGCCGATCATCGCCGTCGACCCGCTGCCCAGCGCCCGCGAACGCGCCCTGGCCTTCGGCGCGGACTTCGCCCTGGACCCGGCCGCCGACGACTTCGCCGACCAGATCCGCGCGGCCACCGCCGGACGAGGCCTCGACTTCGCCTTCGACTGCGCCGGCGTGCCGGCCGTCCGCGAGCAGGCCGCCGCCGCACTCGGCCTGGGCGGAGTCCTCATCCTGGTCGGCATCAGCCCCAGGCCCCTCACCATCACCGAGGGCCTGACCTTCAACTACCTGGGCAAGCAGGTGCGCGGCCACTACGGCGGCAGCCCCGAGTCCGTCACCGAGCTGGTCCGCCTCGCCGAGGTCGGCCGTCTCGACCTGGCCCCCTCCATCACCGACCACCTCCCGCTCGCCGAGGCCGCCGACGCGGTCAACCGGCTGGAGAACAAGATCGGCGACCCGATCCGCCTCATCCTCGTCCCCTGA